GTTTTCTCGGCATTCTGCGCCATGTAGATGTTAATCGTTCCCCTTTTGGTGTATTTCAATGCATTGGACAAAATCTGTTCCAGTACAAAGCTCAACCATTTCTCGTCTGTAAGCACGTTTACATTTATATCCTGCATTTGCAGGGTTATTTTATTATAGATAAATACAGTCGCATATTTTTTTACCGCCTGTTTTACGATCTTCCCCAGATCATATTCTGCCAGCACTAAATCAGAACTCATGCTACCCATTCTCAGGTATTGCAGAACCATTTCCACGTATTTTTCTATTTTAAAAAGCTCCAATTTCATCTGAGTGGAGGTATCCCCTTTCTCTGCTTGGAGAATCAGGCTCATAGCCGTTATGGGCGTTTTGATCTGGTGCGCCCAAAGGGTATAATAATCTACCATATCCTTACTTTCCGCCAGAAAAGCAGATTCCTGTTTTTTCATCTCCGTAAACAGCTCCCTAAGCAGGTTTTGATAATCGGATTCCATTAAAGACGTGCATTCCGGCAGATTTTCCAGGTTAAAGGTAATCTGATTTTTTAATTCTGTCAGCCGAAGGTGCTTTTTGCAGGCCTTATAAAATGCATCTGCCATAAAAATAATTCCCAGAAAGGCACAGACTTCCGCACCGTAAAGCACTACCTCCGCCTGAACTGATTGCAGTATGAAGAGCACTCCGAAAATGCAGCAAAAAATCAAATATAAAATAACCCTTTTTATATTTTCTTTTACAAATCCTTTGGCAGCCATGCGTATTTCATACTTTGTATTCATTCAATCATATACCCGATTCCTTTCTTGGTTTTGATATAATCCTCTAAGCCTATTTCCTCCAGCTTTTTTCTTAGTCTGGTAATATTTACAGTTAAAGTATTATCGTCAACAAAATTTTCATCCTCCCAAAGCCTTGTCATGAGGCAGTCTCTGGAAACAACCTTTCCCGCACTTTCAAAAAGCACCTGCAAAAGACGGAAATCATTTTTTGTCAGCTCTATTTTTTTATCTTCATGGCTTAATGTGGCATTCCCTAAGTTCAATACTGCACCATTATATTCAATTATATTCGCATGCCCCTGAAAAGAGTAAGTCCGCCTTATAATGGCCTGTATTTTAGCGGTCAATACATTCAAATCAAAAGGCTTGACGATAAAATCATCCCCTCCCATATTCATGGCCATAACGATATTCAAATTATCTCCGGCAGAGGATACAAATACAATGGGAACGGATGAGATCTGGCGAATCTCTCTGCACCAGTGATATCCGTTAAAAAACGGCAAGGTCACATCCATCAATATAAGCTGCGGTTCATAAGAGGTAAACTCAGCGAGTACTTCCTTGAAATTTTCTATATACCTTACCTCAAAGCCCCAATTGCTCAAATGTTCTTGCACCGACCTTGCTATAACAAAGTCGTCCTCTATAATCAATACCCTGTACATACATCCTCCCCCAACTTACTCTACGTCTTTTGCATCAACAGATATTTTATTCGCCATATAGATTCCTGCTATAACCAAAATAATTCCTGCACCTTGCAGCATATTCAAATTTTCTCCCAAAATAAATACTCCGCACAGGACCGTCAGGACCGTGGTGACGCTGGCAAAAGTAGTGGTCCTCGTGGCACCTATATATTTTATGGAAGCATTCATACAGCAAAAAGAAATGACGGAACAGCCTATTCCTAAATATAAGGTTGTCAGCATAAATTGCAGATTATGTACAGGAAGTGTCAGCCAGATTCTTACTGTCCCATCAGCAATATGCTCCGCGGCAGCTGCCAGATCAAACGCCAGTGCTCCCATAACGGCCATTATATATGTTTTTTCTATGCTGCTGTATTCCGCCGCCTTGTCTGACAGAATTGAAAATATTGCCGCCGAAAAAACGGCTAAGACAAGTGCTGAATAACCGATCATGCTAAACGACACCCCTACTCCTTTGCAGGCCACCATTAATACGATACCCGCTACGGAAATCACTACACCCCCTATCTGCAATTTGCTGGGAACCGTTTTTAAAAAATAAATGGATAAAATCAACGTGACAATTGGAATCATGGCTATGAATATCCCGCTTTCAGATGCGGTCGTAAACTTAATCCCCACGGTTTCCCCTATAAAATATAAAATCGGCTGAAAAACAGCTAACAGGACTAACGGCTTTATATTTTTACCTTTTAAGTGAATCGGAAAAATTTTCATTGCAATCAATAAGGTCATCGCGACCATTCCTGTTGTAAACCGCCAGCTGAGCAGAGTCAATGGAGAAAAATCGGCCGTGATCTGTTTTGTTAGAATTACGCTGAATCCCCATATTATCTGTGCACATAATGAAAATGTAATCCCTTTAATAGAATTACTCTTTTCTAATTTCTTCAAGTCCTCTTGTTCACACATTCCAGTCACACTGACACCTTTCGCATATATTGGATTTAACTGTTGTAATTACTCTATATCCAAAGAAAACAAGTGTCAAGCAAAGAGATTGACATTTAAGGAAAATCTAATAAATTCAATAAACTATGCAAAAATTATCCTATAAATCTGCTTTTATTGGAAAAAAGAATATGGTATGATTGTTTTAATAAATTGCTCCTTATTCGTAAGGGACAATGAATGTTTCTGCTGATATTTTATAAAAGAATAGGAGGAATTTTAAATGAATGCAAACGGAGCAAGATATCCTCAACTGGAGGTAGATTTAAAAAAATTCAGGCACAATATTGATTCCATGGTCAAACTGTGTCAGGAACAAGGCATTGAGGTGGCCGGTGTTATAAAGGGGTTTCATGCCATACCGGAAATGGTAAAGGAATTTGACAACTCAAATTGTAAATATATCGCCACTTCACGAATGGAGCAGATTATAGATTCCAAGGAAATAGGCTGTAAAAAACCGTTTTTCCTGATCCGTATTCCAATGCTCAGTGAAATTGAAGACCTTGTAAAATATGCAGAATACAGCTTGAACAGTGAACAGGTTGTACTGGATCAGATTAATACGGAGTGCCGGAAGCAGGGCAAGCGGCACGGAGTAGTTCTTATGGCCGATTTAGGTGATTTAAGAGAAGGCTTCTGGAATGTGGAAGAAATGGTCAAAACAGCAAATTATGTAGAAACCCAGTTAGAAAATGTTGACTTGATGGGTATAGGGACAAATCTGGGATGCTATGGTTCCATAAAAGCCACCCCTGAAAAAATGAACGACTTGATTGCCATCGCCGAAAAAATTGAAGCGGTCATCGGAAGAAAGCTGGAAATTATCTCCGGAGGTGCTACCACTTCTGCCCCTATGGTATTCGATAAAACCATGCCAAAGAGGATCAATCATCTGAGAATAGGGGAAGGCATCATACTCGCTCACGACTATGAAGCACTTTTTGGTGTAAAAGCAGATTTCTTGAATCAGGACGTATTTACTTTAAAAGCAGAGGTCGTAGAGGTAAAGGATAAACCGAGCTATCCGGTAGGAGAGTTGTCCTTTGATGCATTCGGCCATGCCCAGACTTACGTGGACAGAGGAATCCGTAGAAGAGCGCTTGTCGCTTTAGGAAAAGTAGATTTTGGAGATCCGGATATGCTGATCCCTCGAAACGACAAACTCGAAATCTTAGGAGCCAGCAGTGACCATCTGATTCTTGATATTGAAAACTGCAAGGATGAGATACACGTAGGAGACATCATTGAATTCGATCTTTGCTACGCCACCATGGTATATGCCACAAGCTCTAAGAATATCCATATCGTCACGAAATAATAAAAATAATGGGAGCATAAAAACTTCCCATCAAAAAACTCTGGCTTGACTTTCTATCAACTCCAGAGTTTTTTATTATATCTTCTTATTTTTATTGCTTGTTAGCCTCCACAAAGCGTTTGATTTTTTTTGAAGTGTTTTTCTCAAATTCTTCTTTACGAAGGACGATCCGTTTGATCTTTTTAAAATAAGGCGATGTCTCGTTTATTTTATCCACCTCATTCCAGAGAAGCTCTTCTACCATGTCATCCGTATATCCTTCGCCCAGACACTGAGTCACCTCTTCTTCATCCACTCGAATGGATGCCGCAATAATCGTATCCGTGCCATCCTCGGATTCCTTATCATACACCAGAGATTCCAATACATACGGAATATTGCTCAAATAATATTCCAGCTCTTCCGGATACACATTTTTACCGTTCTTAGTAATGATTACGTTTTTCTTTCTGCCCGTTATATAAGCATATCCTTCGGAGTCCATGTACCCCAGATCTCCCGTATGGAACCATCCGTCTTTGAGAACCTCGGCAGTGGCCTGCGGCATGTTATAATATCCCAGCATGACATTGCCGCCTTTCAGGCAGATCTCACCGATTTCCTCTTCATTGAGGTCTACCACCTTCATATCAAAATTAGGCAGAGCTCTCCCAATGGAAGCCGATTTAGCCGCCTTGTCCGGATTCAGCGCACCGATCGGAGCACATTCCGTCAGTCCGTAGCCTTGCAGGGCCATGATTCCAAAGTCTCTTATTCCATCGAGGATTTCAGGATTAATAGCCGCCCCTCCGCAGATCATGAGCCGCATCCTGCCTCCGAAAACTTCCCTTATGTCCTTTAAAAAGAGAGTTCCTAAATCCAAGCCCATCTTTTTGGTTGCCCGATTGATCTTAATGATCCTTCTTAACAGGGATTCCTTCCCCTGTTTTCTGACGTTCTGCCATATTTTCCGATATAGGTTCTCAAATAAAATAGGCACGCCTAAGAACACCGTCGGCTTTATCTCGGACAGATTCTTGGTAATGTATTTCAGCCCCTCGCAGTAAGCAATAGCCGCCCCCTTATACAGCGGAAGTAAAAATCCGCAGGTACATTCATACGTGTGGTGAACAGGCAGTACGGAAAAGAAAATATCTTCCGATCGGATTTCCAGTACGGTAGGCGCAGACATCAGATCATCTGCTATATTCCGGTGGCACAGCATAACTCCCTTCGACACCCCTGTTGTACCGGAGGTAAATAATAAAATGCTCAGCTTTTCCGGGTCAATCTGCGCACTGGTAAACTCCTCATTTCCTTGTCGGATGGCTTCTTGTCCCTCTTCTACGAGCTGTCTGAAAGAAAGTGCGCCGCTTCGGACGTTTTCTTTTCCAAAAGTCACCACCATCTTGAGTATCGTCTCTCCGCTGGCCTGCATTTCCTTAAAAATCTTGCCAAATTTAGCATCACAAAGCACACAGCTTACCTCGGCATTGACCACCAGCTGCATCAGCTCATTGGCATTGAGTTCTTTGTCCAAAGGCACCACGGTTCCGGTTCCGCAGACAGCTGCCAAATAGGAGATCGCCCATTCATAACCGTTTTCTCCGATGACTGCAATCCGTTTATCCTTGAACCCTCTTGCGATTAGTGCTGTGCCCAGCGCATTCACATCGGTCAGAGTCTTTGCATAAGTAATGCTTTCATAATCTCCGCCCTTAACCTTCTTGACCCAAAACGCCGTATTTTCCTTATACAGTTCAACGCTTGAATTCAGCATCTGCTTGATGTCACTGATAGGCCGGCTTTTCTTATATCGGATATGGGGATCTTTATTCTCATTTATATTCTTTATAAATTCTTCAGCGTGCAGCATCTTAGCTCCTATTCTTCTATATTGGATTGATTAAATCTCTTAATCTTTCTGGTAGTCGTCTTTTCAAATTCATTCTCCCGTATACCAAAGCGTTTCACCCTTTTATACAAAGGCATCTGTTCGTTCAGCCTGTCTATTTCCTGTTTCACAAACTTTCTCAGATCCCCCGTAGAAAGTTCTCCGGCGGCTTCTTTTATTGCCTCTCTATCCAGATAAACTTCCGCTTTTACCACAGTATCCCCCGATTTTTCGTCCAGAATACCATGTACTAAAGCCTCTTCAATAAATTCACTTTGCGTTAAATAAAATTCTACTTCCTCCGGGAAAATATTCTTTCCGTTTTTCGTAACGATTACACTCTTTTTTCTTCCGCAAACGTACAGGAATCCATCCTTATCAAAATATCCGTAATCTCCGGTATGAAGCCAGCCGTCTATAAGGA
This region of Aminipila luticellarii genomic DNA includes:
- a CDS encoding sensor histidine kinase, which gives rise to MNTKYEIRMAAKGFVKENIKRVILYLIFCCIFGVLFILQSVQAEVVLYGAEVCAFLGIIFMADAFYKACKKHLRLTELKNQITFNLENLPECTSLMESDYQNLLRELFTEMKKQESAFLAESKDMVDYYTLWAHQIKTPITAMSLILQAEKGDTSTQMKLELFKIEKYVEMVLQYLRMGSMSSDLVLAEYDLGKIVKQAVKKYATVFIYNKITLQMQDINVNVLTDEKWLSFVLEQILSNALKYTKRGTINIYMAQNAEKTLVIEDNGIGISGEDLPRVFEQGFTGYNGRMDKKASGLGLYLCKKVMDNLSHRIRIESEEGKGTKVFLELYMKRMDPE
- a CDS encoding response regulator transcription factor, translating into MYRVLIIEDDFVIARSVQEHLSNWGFEVRYIENFKEVLAEFTSYEPQLILMDVTLPFFNGYHWCREIRQISSVPIVFVSSAGDNLNIVMAMNMGGDDFIVKPFDLNVLTAKIQAIIRRTYSFQGHANIIEYNGAVLNLGNATLSHEDKKIELTKNDFRLLQVLFESAGKVVSRDCLMTRLWEDENFVDDNTLTVNITRLRKKLEEIGLEDYIKTKKGIGYMIE
- a CDS encoding alanine racemase, yielding MNANGARYPQLEVDLKKFRHNIDSMVKLCQEQGIEVAGVIKGFHAIPEMVKEFDNSNCKYIATSRMEQIIDSKEIGCKKPFFLIRIPMLSEIEDLVKYAEYSLNSEQVVLDQINTECRKQGKRHGVVLMADLGDLREGFWNVEEMVKTANYVETQLENVDLMGIGTNLGCYGSIKATPEKMNDLIAIAEKIEAVIGRKLEIISGGATTSAPMVFDKTMPKRINHLRIGEGIILAHDYEALFGVKADFLNQDVFTLKAEVVEVKDKPSYPVGELSFDAFGHAQTYVDRGIRRRALVALGKVDFGDPDMLIPRNDKLEILGASSDHLILDIENCKDEIHVGDIIEFDLCYATMVYATSSKNIHIVTK
- a CDS encoding AMP-dependent synthetase/ligase, translated to MLHAEEFIKNINENKDPHIRYKKSRPISDIKQMLNSSVELYKENTAFWVKKVKGGDYESITYAKTLTDVNALGTALIARGFKDKRIAVIGENGYEWAISYLAAVCGTGTVVPLDKELNANELMQLVVNAEVSCVLCDAKFGKIFKEMQASGETILKMVVTFGKENVRSGALSFRQLVEEGQEAIRQGNEEFTSAQIDPEKLSILLFTSGTTGVSKGVMLCHRNIADDLMSAPTVLEIRSEDIFFSVLPVHHTYECTCGFLLPLYKGAAIAYCEGLKYITKNLSEIKPTVFLGVPILFENLYRKIWQNVRKQGKESLLRRIIKINRATKKMGLDLGTLFLKDIREVFGGRMRLMICGGAAINPEILDGIRDFGIMALQGYGLTECAPIGALNPDKAAKSASIGRALPNFDMKVVDLNEEEIGEICLKGGNVMLGYYNMPQATAEVLKDGWFHTGDLGYMDSEGYAYITGRKKNVIITKNGKNVYPEELEYYLSNIPYVLESLVYDKESEDGTDTIIAASIRVDEEEVTQCLGEGYTDDMVEELLWNEVDKINETSPYFKKIKRIVLRKEEFEKNTSKKIKRFVEANKQ
- a CDS encoding DMT family transporter → MKKLEKSNSIKGITFSLCAQIIWGFSVILTKQITADFSPLTLLSWRFTTGMVAMTLLIAMKIFPIHLKGKNIKPLVLLAVFQPILYFIGETVGIKFTTASESGIFIAMIPIVTLILSIYFLKTVPSKLQIGGVVISVAGIVLMVACKGVGVSFSMIGYSALVLAVFSAAIFSILSDKAAEYSSIEKTYIMAVMGALAFDLAAAAEHIADGTVRIWLTLPVHNLQFMLTTLYLGIGCSVISFCCMNASIKYIGATRTTTFASVTTVLTVLCGVFILGENLNMLQGAGIILVIAGIYMANKISVDAKDVE